A single genomic interval of Oncorhynchus gorbuscha isolate QuinsamMale2020 ecotype Even-year linkage group LG25, OgorEven_v1.0, whole genome shotgun sequence harbors:
- the LOC124014182 gene encoding transmembrane protein 179B-like, which translates to MMAIAKIPWLLLLEMGLYASCFVCGIVTAASLTITQGSFSGLCILYGTVHHNSSSDSLLVQTSSSPSLCYFVSAISVCVAVFCFSISLYWIYTCCLDGGVNRERLWLNVTLVVCGVFLFFLLVTGCVLKRGRDSLCVSVLHAVPNITSCEEAQSRTWISPYTGTQFYTGLYRSGTAVWVNFFLWILIGVLVVIQRGQGSEFRMTAADPLATPSETEPFFPRQARPQ; encoded by the exons ATGATGGCAATAGCGAAGATACCGTGGCTACTTCTCCTCGAGATGGGATTGTACGCCAGTTGTTTCGTTTGTGGAATCGTCACGGCGGCTTCTCTCACTATCACACAG ggGAGTTTCAGTGGTCTCTGTATCCTGTATGGGACAGTACATCACAACTCGTCATCAGACTCCCTATTGGTCCAGACCTCcagctctccctcgctctgttaCTTTGTCTCTGCTATCTCAGTATGCGTAGCAGTGTTCTGTTTCTCTATATCACTGTACTGGATATATACATGCTGTCTGGATGGAGGGGTTAACAG AGAGCGTCTATGGCTCAACGTGACCCTGGTGGTGTGTGGAGtgtttctcttcttcctcctggtGACGGGCTGTGtgttgaagagaggaagagactctctgtgtgtctctgtcctacACGCTGTCCCCAACATCACCAG CTGTGAAGAGGCTCAGTCTAGGACCTGGATCAGTCCTTACACGGGAACACAGTTCTACACTGGACTGTACAGGTCTGGG actgcgGTGTGGGTGAACTTCTTTCTCTGGATTCTGATTGGCGTGCTGGTGGTGATCCAGAGAGGTCAAGGGTCCGAGTTTAGAATGACGGCGGCCGACCCCTTAGCCACGCCCTCTGAGACAGAACCTTTCTTCCCACGTCAGGCCCGGCCCCAGTGA